The following proteins are encoded in a genomic region of Nocardioides renjunii:
- a CDS encoding putative immunity protein, with translation MILPEVRDPRMVTVRRGGTLTDEDHRLLARWAADCAEHVLPLFEAVRPQDVRPREAIEAVRAWSRGERRMMETRAAGGHAMGAARDLRGAPRFAAYAAGQAAVVAHVAEHDLGAAAYAVKAAVAAAPADGAEQARQAENRWQRDRLPDAVRDLVLADQQRRNSICWNVF, from the coding sequence CTGCCGGAGGTCCGCGACCCGCGGATGGTGACCGTCCGGCGCGGCGGCACGCTCACCGACGAGGACCACCGGCTGCTCGCGCGCTGGGCCGCCGACTGCGCCGAGCACGTCCTGCCGCTGTTCGAGGCGGTGCGTCCGCAGGACGTCCGGCCCCGTGAGGCGATCGAGGCCGTTCGCGCCTGGTCCCGCGGGGAGCGCCGGATGATGGAGACCCGCGCGGCGGGCGGGCACGCCATGGGAGCCGCCCGCGACCTGCGCGGCGCACCGCGCTTCGCGGCGTACGCCGCAGGGCAGGCCGCGGTGGTCGCGCACGTCGCCGAGCACGACCTCGGTGCGGCGGCGTACGCCGTCAAGGCCGCGGTGGCGGCGGCGCCGGCCGACGGGGCGGAGCAGGCCAGGCAGGCGGAGAACCGCTGGCAGCGCGACCGGCTCCCGGACGCGGTCCGCGACCTGGTGCTGGCGGACCAGCAGCGGCGCAACAGCATCTGCTGGAACGTCTTCTAG